From a region of the Arachis ipaensis cultivar K30076 chromosome B09, Araip1.1, whole genome shotgun sequence genome:
- the LOC107616820 gene encoding probable S-adenosylmethionine-dependent methyltransferase At5g37990 isoform X1, with the protein MTSLMINHPINFMASSVIRTLSQSQRMQLPMLRPTRMHALSIKSDLEIMRQQMVVVDDDESYAMKGGEGPHSYAKNSIIQKGLIDGSKRLIQEAISQSFDPKEHIHGNDESSTPICIADLGCSTGPNTFFAMQTITEAIQLQFQSHGLASQIPDIQVLFNDQVSNDFNTLFKNLPQQRIYYATAVPGSFCGRLFPKQTLHLVHSSAALCWLSKLPNEITDSDSSACNKGRIHYTDAPKEVADAYATQYRKDMGNFLHARAQELVGNGLMLLQFPVSNVVLDSDVDPAKVFELIGTCLVDMAKVGVISEEKVDSFNVPLIYPSVKAVKEILRGCDECFSIEWMEILEFKNMVSLPTVQIFVSWFRAALQGMIEKHFGAEIVDELFERFAEKVKEFPDIMDKDKLKLDVLFVLLRRKNKFSTSNSLVPLNICHKMYKT; encoded by the exons ATGACGAGTCTCATGATAAACCACCCTATTAATTTCATGGCAAGTAGTGTTATTAGGACACTCTCACAATCACAACGTATGCAACTTCCAATGTTACGCCCTACTAGGATGCATGCCTTG TCCATTAAAAGTGATCTTGAGATAATGAGGCAGCAGATGGTGGTGGTGGATGATGATGAATCATATGCAATGAAAGGAGGCGAGGGTCCTCACAGTTATGCCAAAAACTCCATTATTCAG AAAGGTTTGATTGATGGCAGTAAAAGACTGATCCAGGAAGCCATATCACAAAGCTTTGATCCCAAAGAACATATTCATGGAAATGATGAATCATCAACACCAATTTGCATAGCAGACTTAGGATGCTCAACAGGACCAAACACATTCTTTGCAATGCAAACCATAACTGAAGCAATACAACTCCAATTCCAATCACATGGTCTTGCTTCTCAAATCCCAGACATCCAAGTCCTCTTcaatgatcaagtctcaaatgaCTTCAACACACTCTTCAAGAACCTTCCCCAACAAAGAATCTATTATGCAACCGCTGTTCCTGGCTCTTTCTGTGGACGCTTGTTTCCAAAGCAAACACTTCATTTGGTTCACTCTTCTGCAGCACTTTGCTGGCTCTCTAAGCTCCCCAATGAGATCACAGACTCAGATTCTAGTGCTTGTAACAAAGGGAGGATTCATTACACTGATGCACCTAAGGAAGTGGCAGATGCTTATGCAACTCAGTATAGGAAAGACATGGGGAATTTCCTCCATGCTAGAGCTCAAGAACTTGTGGGAAATGGGCTAATGCTACTTCAGTTTCCTGTGTCTAATGTTGTTCTTGATTCAGATGTAGACCCTGCTAAAGTTTTTGAACTCATTGGAACTTGCCTTGTGGATATGGCCAAAGTG GGAGTGATTAGTGAAGAAAAAGTGGATTCATTCAATGTGCCTTTGATATACCCTTCTGTCAAGGCTGTGAAGGAAATTCTTAGAGGATGTGATGAATGTTTCAGCATTGAGTGGATGGAAATATTGGAATTCAAGAACATGGTGTCATTGCCAACTGTGCAAATATTTGTTTCATGGTTCAGAGCTGCGCTGCAAGGGATGATTGAGAAACACTTTGGAGCAGAAATAGTTGATGAGCTTTTCGAACGCTTTGCCGAGAAAGTTAAGGAATTTCCAGACATCATGGACAAAGATAAACTAAAACTTGATGTGCTGTTTGTTCTTCTCAGGAGAAAGAACAAG TTTTCAACTTCAAATTCTCTGGTGCCGTTAAATATATGTCATAAAATGTACAAAACGTAG
- the LOC107616820 gene encoding probable S-adenosylmethionine-dependent methyltransferase At5g37990 isoform X2: MTSLMINHPINFMASSVIRTLSQSQRMQLPMLRPTRMHALSIKSDLEIMRQQMVVVDDDESYAMKGGEGPHSYAKNSIIQKGLIDGSKRLIQEAISQSFDPKEHIHGNDESSTPICIADLGCSTGPNTFFAMQTITEAIQLQFQSHGLASQIPDIQVLFNDQVSNDFNTLFKNLPQQRIYYATAVPGSFCGRLFPKQTLHLVHSSAALCWLSKLPNEITDSDSSACNKGRIHYTDAPKEVADAYATQYRKDMGNFLHARAQELVGNGLMLLQFPVSNVVLDSDVDPAKVFELIGTCLVDMAKVGVISEEKVDSFNVPLIYPSVKAVKEILRGCDECFSIEWMEILEFKNMVSLPTVQIFVSWFRAALQGMIEKHFGAEIVDELFERFAEKVKEFPDIMDKDKLKLDVLFVLLRRKNKPRP, from the exons ATGACGAGTCTCATGATAAACCACCCTATTAATTTCATGGCAAGTAGTGTTATTAGGACACTCTCACAATCACAACGTATGCAACTTCCAATGTTACGCCCTACTAGGATGCATGCCTTG TCCATTAAAAGTGATCTTGAGATAATGAGGCAGCAGATGGTGGTGGTGGATGATGATGAATCATATGCAATGAAAGGAGGCGAGGGTCCTCACAGTTATGCCAAAAACTCCATTATTCAG AAAGGTTTGATTGATGGCAGTAAAAGACTGATCCAGGAAGCCATATCACAAAGCTTTGATCCCAAAGAACATATTCATGGAAATGATGAATCATCAACACCAATTTGCATAGCAGACTTAGGATGCTCAACAGGACCAAACACATTCTTTGCAATGCAAACCATAACTGAAGCAATACAACTCCAATTCCAATCACATGGTCTTGCTTCTCAAATCCCAGACATCCAAGTCCTCTTcaatgatcaagtctcaaatgaCTTCAACACACTCTTCAAGAACCTTCCCCAACAAAGAATCTATTATGCAACCGCTGTTCCTGGCTCTTTCTGTGGACGCTTGTTTCCAAAGCAAACACTTCATTTGGTTCACTCTTCTGCAGCACTTTGCTGGCTCTCTAAGCTCCCCAATGAGATCACAGACTCAGATTCTAGTGCTTGTAACAAAGGGAGGATTCATTACACTGATGCACCTAAGGAAGTGGCAGATGCTTATGCAACTCAGTATAGGAAAGACATGGGGAATTTCCTCCATGCTAGAGCTCAAGAACTTGTGGGAAATGGGCTAATGCTACTTCAGTTTCCTGTGTCTAATGTTGTTCTTGATTCAGATGTAGACCCTGCTAAAGTTTTTGAACTCATTGGAACTTGCCTTGTGGATATGGCCAAAGTG GGAGTGATTAGTGAAGAAAAAGTGGATTCATTCAATGTGCCTTTGATATACCCTTCTGTCAAGGCTGTGAAGGAAATTCTTAGAGGATGTGATGAATGTTTCAGCATTGAGTGGATGGAAATATTGGAATTCAAGAACATGGTGTCATTGCCAACTGTGCAAATATTTGTTTCATGGTTCAGAGCTGCGCTGCAAGGGATGATTGAGAAACACTTTGGAGCAGAAATAGTTGATGAGCTTTTCGAACGCTTTGCCGAGAAAGTTAAGGAATTTCCAGACATCATGGACAAAGATAAACTAAAACTTGATGTGCTGTTTGTTCTTCTCAGGAGAAAGAACAAGCCAAGGCCATAG
- the LOC107618709 gene encoding tetratricopeptide repeat protein 5, whose amino-acid sequence MSSSKKMNPPDGEEEEEEPLSKAARAAEDLYHLRDTYFPLDPNDRTSKLHHHSDLALSLLDSIPPEQRKSSLQRATFEYLRGKILDVFPDYRKEAEDHLSKAVKLNPSLADAWLCLGNCIWKKGDLSAAKNCLSLALNKGPDKNILCQLSMLKRKMSQGAENQAELVEESIQHAKQAITLDVKDGNSWYNLGNACLTSFFVTGAWDHSKLLHSLKAYQNAEKDERMKSNPDLYFNSATVNRYLENYDRALSGFEAAALKDPGLNASEEVQKIVNLLDKVDNLLRGNLRAKRVASLASSLAAVNLNSSQKRVTIDLMSEGLNRNVAVDGKVLFFLRSECVAPLYYLLCDSNQICFVLTVYGLRNDVIKEGDQLTLLDPFFRDVDVSWKEKHYQFKSIRLDFYEQMLVNGKALTPQHAVRTSIYAQHKP is encoded by the exons ATGAGCAGCAGCAAGAAGATGAACCCTCCAgacggagaagaagaagaagaagaaccactATCGAAAGCTGCAAGAGCTGCTGAAGATCTTTACCACCTCCGAGACACTTATTTTCCACTTGACCCTAACGACAGAACCTCCAAGCTCCACCACCATTCCGATCTCGCCCTCTCCCTCCTCGATTCCATTCCCCCAG AACAAAGAAAATCGTCTCTGCAGCGTGCAACATTTGAGTATCTTAGAGGCAAGATATTGGATGTGTTCCCTGACTATAGGAAAGAAGCTGAGGATCATCTCTCTAAAGCT GTTAAGTTAAACCCGTCTCTTGCAGATGCTTGGCTATGTTTAGGTAACTGCATTTGGAAGAAAGGGGATTTATCTGCTGCAAAGAACTGCCTTAGTCTTGCATTAAACAAG GGTCCTGACAAAAATATTCTTTGTCAATTAtcaatgcttaaaagaaaaatgtctcAAG GTGCGGAGAATCAAGCTGAACTTGTTGAGGAAAGCATTCAACATGCCAAGCAAGCAATCACTTTGGATGTCAAGGATGGGAACTCTTGGT ATAATCTTGGAAATGCATGCCTTACAAGCTTTTTTGTCACTGGAGCTTGGGATCATAGCAAACTTTTACATTCCTTAAAAGCATATCAAAATGCC GAGAAAGATGAAAGAATGAAGTCCAATCCAGATTTATATTTTAACAGTGCTACC GTTAACAGATATCTAGAGAACTACGATAGGGCTCTTAGCGGATTTGAGGCTGCTGCTCTAAAGGATCCAGGACTCAATGCTTCAGAGGAAGTTCAGAAGATTGTCAATTTACTTGACAAGGTGGACAATCTTTTGAGG GGAAATTTACGAGCTAAGAGAGTGGCTTCTTTGGCATCATCATTGGCTGCTGTTAATT TGAACTCATCACAGAAGAGAGTTACCATAGACCTCATGTCAGAGGGTCTAAATAGAAACGTAGCAGTAGATGGGAAGGTGCTTTTCTTTCTTAGGAGTGAGTGTGTTGCTCCCCT ATACTATTTGCTTTGTGATTCGAATCAAATTTGCTTTGTTCTCACAGTTTATGGTTTACGGAACGATGTG ATTAAAGAAGGAGATCAGCTGACACTGCTTGACCCTTTCTTCCGTGATGTGGACGTGTCCTGGAAGGAAAAG CATTACCAGTTCAAATCTATACGCCTGGATTTCTATGAACAAATGCTTGTAAATGGAAAAGCTCTGACTCCTCAACATGCTGTCCGTACATCAATATATGCGCAACATAAACCCTGA
- the LOC107619678 gene encoding uncharacterized protein LOC107619678, which translates to MGNYISSCSFVPPLAKNAGKVTTVIFPAGEVKQFRDVVKAAELMMDHPNFFLTNSRSLHVNRRFSALSADHDLDLGNLYIFFPMRRLNSIVTPADVAALFLAANSPARRISAAPTARVQPVVPRLSLEGVDLLSSSGLSYSRSRKPVLETITEEPAINGAKSIWTHLTFRHRTLILQRK; encoded by the coding sequence ATGGGAAATTACATATCATCATGCAGCTTCGTGCCTCCTTTGGCGAAGAACGCCGGCAAGGTAACCACGGTGATCTTCCCGGCCGGCGAAGTGAAGCAGTTCAGGGATGTTGTGAAGGCGGCGGAGCTCATGATGGACCACCCTAACTTCTTCTTGACCAATTCCCGCTCTCTCCACGTCAACCGCAGGTTCTCCGCTCTCTCTGCCGATCACGATCTGGATTTAGGGAACCTCTACATCTTCTTTCCCATGAGGAGGCTTAATTCTATCGTCACGCCGGCTGACGTCGCCGCTCTCTTCCTCGCCGCCAACTCTCCCGCCAGGCGCATATCCGCCGCACCAACTGCGCGCGTCCAGCCGGTAGTTCCAAGACTGAGTTTGGAAGGGGTGGATCTATTGTCGTCGTCAGGGTTGAGTTACAGTAGGTCGAGGAAGCCTGTGTTGGAGACTATAACTGAAGAACCCGCCATTAATGGAGCTAAAAGCATTTGGACACACCTCACATTCAGACACAGAACTCTCATcctacaaagaaaataa
- the LOC107617088 gene encoding uncharacterized protein LOC107617088 isoform X2, with protein sequence MCFKDNGKPADIVDANLSVLKVRIEELRKRDGGWNYNKRNNNDYEVSRYKRDSRMVNEYVEMLGMACGAIGLVFLIGSISIYLVSLLVYISK encoded by the exons ATGTGCTTTAAGGACAATG GTAAGCCAGCAGACATTGTTGATGCAAATTTGAGTGTTTTGAAAGTAAGAAttgaagaattgaggaagagGGATGGTGGGTGGAACTATAACAAGCGGAATAATAATGATTACGAGGTTTCAAGGTATAAGAGAGATTCAAGAATGGTAAATGAATATGTAGAGATGTTGGGTATGGCATGTGGTGCAATTGGACTCGTCTTTCTCATTGGTTCTATTAGCATCTACCTTGTGTCCCTCCTTGTTTATATATCAAAATGA
- the LOC107617088 gene encoding uncharacterized protein LOC107617088 isoform X1 encodes MASCSVSCFFSASATSNRWQIKLSQPYPKMCFKDNGKPADIVDANLSVLKVRIEELRKRDGGWNYNKRNNNDYEVSRYKRDSRMVNEYVEMLGMACGAIGLVFLIGSISIYLVSLLVYISK; translated from the exons ATGGCTTCTTGTTCCGTATCATGTTTCTTTAGTGCAAGTGCAACTTCAAACCGCTGGCAAATAAAGCTCTCCCAACCATACCCCAAGATGTGCTTTAAGGACAATG GTAAGCCAGCAGACATTGTTGATGCAAATTTGAGTGTTTTGAAAGTAAGAAttgaagaattgaggaagagGGATGGTGGGTGGAACTATAACAAGCGGAATAATAATGATTACGAGGTTTCAAGGTATAAGAGAGATTCAAGAATGGTAAATGAATATGTAGAGATGTTGGGTATGGCATGTGGTGCAATTGGACTCGTCTTTCTCATTGGTTCTATTAGCATCTACCTTGTGTCCCTCCTTGTTTATATATCAAAATGA